In bacterium, a single genomic region encodes these proteins:
- the rplM gene encoding 50S ribosomal protein L13, whose protein sequence is MGTFQKKLADVERVWHLVDAADIPLGRVATRVAGLLRGKHKTYWAPHLDAGDFVVVVNAAQVKLTGRKLEQKFHRHHSGYPGGLKSTPYAVIMEHHPDLVVHWAVAGMVPKNHLGRQMLKRLRVYAGPEHRHQAQKPAACTLEG, encoded by the coding sequence ATGGGCACCTTTCAGAAAAAGCTGGCCGACGTGGAGCGCGTCTGGCACCTGGTGGACGCCGCCGACATACCCCTGGGTCGCGTCGCGACACGGGTGGCCGGACTGCTGCGCGGCAAGCATAAAACCTACTGGGCGCCGCACCTCGACGCCGGCGATTTCGTCGTCGTGGTCAACGCCGCACAGGTGAAGCTCACCGGCCGAAAGCTGGAGCAGAAGTTCCACCGCCACCACTCGGGCTACCCCGGCGGGCTGAAGTCCACCCCCTACGCCGTGATTATGGAGCACCACCCCGACCTCGTCGTCCACTGGGCCGTGGCGGGGATGGTGCCCAAGAACCACCTCGGACGGCAAATGCTGAAACGCCTGCGGGTCTACGCGGGACCCGAGCACAGGCATCAGGCTCAAAAACCCGCGGCCTGCACCCTCGAGGGTTAA
- the rpsI gene encoding 30S ribosomal protein S9, with protein MVEKSSIWATGRRKTAIARVRIVTGEGKILVNRRDMVEYFPREAWRKRVRQSLDTANAADRFDVHATLTGGGLTGQAEALSLGIARALEKYDSELRHPLKAAGLLRRDARIKERKKYGQRGARARYQFSKR; from the coding sequence ATGGTCGAAAAGAGCTCCATCTGGGCCACCGGACGCCGTAAAACCGCCATCGCCCGGGTGCGCATCGTCACCGGCGAGGGCAAGATCCTGGTCAACCGGCGCGATATGGTGGAATACTTCCCCCGGGAGGCGTGGCGCAAGAGGGTCCGGCAGTCCCTCGATACGGCCAACGCCGCCGACCGCTTCGACGTGCACGCCACCCTCACCGGCGGCGGCCTCACCGGCCAGGCGGAGGCCCTGAGCCTGGGCATCGCGCGGGCCCTCGAGAAGTACGACTCCGAGCTCCGGCACCCCCTGAAGGCGGCCGGGCTCCTCCGTCGCGACGCCCGGATAAAGGAGCGCAAGAAGTACGGCCAGCGCGGCGCCCGCGCACGCTACCAGTTCTCCAAGCGTTAA
- the rpsB gene encoding 30S ribosomal protein S2 — protein MKRGTMPEFSMRAMLEAGIHFGHQTRRWNPKMKPYIYGERNGIYIIDLQKSVQLLRKACDFITQTVARGGKLIFVGTKRQAQSIVAQEAERAGMFYVTKRWLGGTLTNFQTIKGSLDRLDKLEHLLGSESFEGLSKKERTMLSKKHQKLSSLLVGIRKMKTPPQGLFVVDPKREHIAVKEANTLGIPIVAIADTNADPDELTYLIPGNDDAIRGIQLISRAIADAVIEGAAAATGGQIVGETFVA, from the coding sequence ATGAAACGAGGAACCATGCCCGAATTCTCCATGCGAGCCATGCTGGAGGCCGGCATCCACTTCGGCCACCAGACCCGCCGTTGGAACCCCAAGATGAAGCCCTACATCTACGGGGAACGCAACGGCATCTATATAATTGACCTGCAAAAGTCGGTGCAGCTCCTGCGAAAGGCGTGCGACTTCATCACCCAGACCGTGGCGCGCGGCGGGAAGCTCATCTTCGTCGGCACCAAGCGCCAGGCCCAGTCCATAGTCGCCCAGGAGGCCGAGCGCGCCGGCATGTTCTACGTCACCAAGCGCTGGCTCGGCGGAACACTGACCAACTTCCAGACCATCAAGGGCAGCCTGGACCGCCTGGACAAGCTGGAGCATCTGCTCGGCTCCGAGAGCTTCGAGGGCCTCTCGAAGAAGGAGCGCACCATGCTCAGCAAGAAGCACCAGAAGCTCTCCTCGCTCCTGGTGGGCATCCGGAAGATGAAGACCCCGCCCCAGGGGCTCTTCGTGGTGGACCCCAAGCGGGAGCACATCGCCGTCAAGGAGGCCAACACCCTGGGGATTCCCATCGTGGCCATCGCCGACACCAACGCCGACCCCGACGAGCTGACCTACCTCATCCCCGGCAATGACGACGCCATCCGGGGTATCCAGCTCATCAGCCGGGCCATCGCCGATGCCGTCATCGAGGGCGCCGCCGCCGCCACCGGCGGCCAGATCGTCGGTGAGACGTTCGTCGCCTGA
- a CDS encoding translation elongation factor Ts: protein MAEISAQEVMALRKKTGAGIVDCKKALLESCGDTAKAVEFLRVKGLASADKKSGRCADEGLIHTYVHAGGKLGVMLELRCESDFVARTEDFKTLAKDLCMQVAAMAPLAVNADGFSPEVLEAERRVYAEQAAQSGKPPQIIEKMVEGKIQKFLKENALVNQTFVKNQPEEKDRTVEEYIKQHVARLGENIQVARFVRFKLGEES, encoded by the coding sequence ATGGCAGAGATTTCCGCCCAAGAGGTCATGGCGCTGCGGAAGAAAACCGGCGCCGGCATCGTGGACTGCAAGAAGGCCCTCCTGGAATCCTGCGGCGACACGGCGAAGGCGGTCGAGTTCCTGCGGGTCAAGGGCCTGGCCTCCGCCGACAAGAAGTCGGGCCGCTGCGCCGACGAGGGGCTCATCCACACCTACGTCCACGCCGGCGGCAAGCTGGGCGTCATGCTCGAGCTGCGCTGCGAGTCGGACTTCGTGGCCCGCACCGAGGATTTCAAGACCCTGGCCAAAGACCTCTGCATGCAAGTGGCCGCCATGGCGCCCCTGGCCGTGAACGCCGACGGTTTTTCCCCGGAGGTGCTGGAGGCCGAGCGCCGCGTGTACGCCGAGCAGGCCGCCCAGTCCGGCAAACCGCCTCAGATTATCGAGAAAATGGTCGAGGGCAAGATACAGAAATTCCTGAAAGAAAACGCCCTCGTGAACCAGACCTTCGTGAAGAACCAGCCGGAAGAGAAAGACCGGACGGTGGAGGAGTACATCAAGCAGCACGTGGCCAGGCTGGGCGAGAACATCCAGGTGGCGCGCTTCGTCCGCTTCAAGCTGGGCGAGGAGTCCTAG